One bacterium genomic window carries:
- a CDS encoding glycosyltransferase family 4 protein, protein MKILLLTCQGDMAGATNSIGWLAEGLAGRGHRVCVGCRKESALYSRLGSGPVEPIPMTFRGKFDRRNMGQIAAAVRERGIELINAQAGRDRYTSVLARWRYRLPVVVVHTRRTMPSSSGNFLQVRFYTRGTDGIVAVSSGVAEALAGMGIPPGHIRTIHNGTPPERYRNLAADAPARLRARWGIGAEETVIGCISRLKLQADVLRAAARLPEKKLTLVFCGLEENPELARLRAGLPPGRRVIYAGRVPMDDVLDYYRIFTVNVLPSAREGFPQALLEAMALEVPVIATDIPGNRELIRDGREGFLYAPGDEAGLSEKIALVIRDRRRRAGLVAAARRRALNEFGIDRTLAGHESYYRELMRRRTRPGLDSGLRSR, encoded by the coding sequence ATGAAGATATTGCTGCTCACATGCCAGGGGGACATGGCCGGAGCCACCAACTCGATCGGGTGGCTGGCCGAGGGCCTGGCCGGCCGCGGCCACCGGGTGTGCGTGGGCTGCCGGAAGGAATCCGCACTCTATTCCCGGCTCGGCTCGGGACCGGTCGAACCTATTCCCATGACCTTCCGGGGCAAGTTCGACCGGCGCAACATGGGGCAGATCGCCGCCGCGGTGAGGGAGCGGGGGATCGAACTGATCAACGCCCAGGCGGGAAGAGACCGCTATACCTCGGTGCTGGCCCGCTGGCGCTACCGGCTTCCCGTTGTCGTGGTTCACACCCGCCGGACGATGCCCAGCAGCTCCGGAAATTTTCTGCAGGTGCGCTTCTACACCCGCGGGACCGACGGCATCGTCGCGGTCAGTTCCGGCGTGGCCGAGGCCCTGGCGGGGATGGGGATCCCCCCGGGGCACATCAGGACGATCCATAACGGGACTCCGCCCGAACGGTATCGGAATCTGGCTGCGGACGCCCCGGCCCGTCTGCGCGCCCGGTGGGGGATCGGAGCGGAAGAGACCGTGATCGGGTGCATATCCCGTCTCAAGCTGCAGGCCGACGTCCTCCGGGCCGCCGCCCGGCTCCCCGAGAAAAAACTGACCCTGGTTTTTTGCGGTTTGGAGGAAAACCCGGAGCTGGCCCGGCTCCGGGCCGGGCTTCCTCCGGGACGGAGGGTGATCTACGCCGGCCGCGTTCCCATGGACGACGTCCTCGATTATTACCGGATTTTCACCGTCAACGTGCTGCCTTCCGCCCGGGAGGGGTTTCCCCAGGCGCTTCTCGAGGCCATGGCCCTGGAAGTTCCGGTCATAGCCACCGATATCCCGGGAAACCGGGAATTGATCCGCGACGGCCGCGAAGGTTTTCTCTATGCGCCGGGCGACGAGGCCGGGTTGTCGGAAAAAATCGCCCTGGTCATACGGGATCGGCGCCGGCGCGCCGGCCTGGTCGCCGCCGCCCGTCGACGCGCGCTGAACGAATTCGGCATCGACCGCACCCTCGCCGGCCACGAGTCCTACTACCGGGAGCTGATGCGGCGGCGAACGAGGCCGGGGCTTGATTCCGGGCTCCGAAGCCGGTAG
- a CDS encoding glycosyltransferase family 2 protein, producing the protein MVDISAIVTCCDNMPYIESCLRSLCWADELIVVDSGSRDRTDEVARRYAHRFFRREYTSESEQRNWAIDQATHAWIVIIDSDEVMPEALRDELLETVRDPLYGRYFVFRRGIFLGREMRYGGWNRDLNNILFRKDRYRFDGARVHARLVPEEPAGVLKNRLIHYTHRSIDEFVRKSSRYAALQAEAYARGRRGAAAARIAANPVFNFLKNYVFRRGFLDGAHGLISAVLSSCYVAEKYARLWELENSTRRFPGAPE; encoded by the coding sequence ATGGTCGATATCAGCGCCATCGTTACCTGCTGCGACAATATGCCCTACATCGAGAGCTGTCTTCGCTCCCTGTGCTGGGCGGATGAATTGATCGTGGTGGATTCCGGCAGCCGCGACCGGACCGATGAAGTGGCCCGCCGCTACGCCCACCGCTTTTTTCGAAGGGAATACACCTCGGAATCGGAGCAGCGCAACTGGGCCATCGATCAAGCCACGCACGCCTGGATCGTCATCATCGATTCCGACGAAGTAATGCCGGAAGCGCTCCGGGACGAGCTGCTCGAGACGGTGCGCGACCCGCTTTACGGGCGTTATTTCGTCTTCCGCCGGGGAATTTTTCTCGGGCGCGAAATGCGCTACGGCGGTTGGAACCGGGATTTGAACAATATCCTCTTCCGCAAAGACCGCTACCGGTTCGACGGAGCCCGGGTCCATGCCCGGCTGGTGCCGGAAGAACCGGCGGGAGTGTTGAAAAATCGTCTGATCCATTACACCCACCGTTCGATCGACGAGTTCGTCCGGAAGTCCAGTCGCTACGCCGCCCTTCAGGCCGAAGCCTATGCTCGAGGCCGCCGCGGCGCCGCGGCGGCCCGGATCGCGGCCAATCCGGTTTTCAATTTTTTAAAAAACTACGTTTTCCGCCGCGGGTTTCTCGACGGCGCGCATGGCCTGATCAGCGCCGTCCTGTCTTCCTGCTATGTGGCGGAAAAATACGCGAGGCTCTGGGAGCTGGAAAATTCTACCCGGCGGTTTCCGGGCGCGCCGGAGTGA